The Chitinophaga flava genome has a segment encoding these proteins:
- a CDS encoding PKD domain-containing protein: MLTKIINHPVGATLQWCKLAISVLVLQFVAFSLYAQNLSNKGKDFWVGYGHHQFMEPGNSNSQEMILYLSAEQAATVTVSITGTAWTRTYNIPANTVIASDLIPKAGASDARLYSPPPSFGGTGGEGVFTNRSIHIQSNVPIVAYAHIYGSASSGATMLMPEETWGYSYISVNSQQNYGSDCFNWMFVIANQNNTVVEITPSVLTRNGRLPGVPFTVTLNRGDIYQLVGASLGGSLGRQLTGTVVKSIGNANGQCFPVAVFSGSSRTSITCNGASSSGDNDIQQVFPFQAWGKRYLTAPFSASNSPSSPQNAIFRIVVKDPNTIVVKNGLTLDKTTLINNSYYEYLSGTADYIEADKPVLVAQYMPSSFACGNTDNLGDPEMVYLSPLEQAIKRTGFYRNTRESITVNYLTMIIPTAGTTSLRIDGVQNNYDLAYPHPRMNGYSVVIKRWPAAQAQCIVTSDSAFIATTYGLGSVESYAYNAGTLINNLNAVGSIHNEYDTSKTTNDFTCTQTPVELSILMAYQPTKMVWKLSLLGAAITPNADVTVNNPVSTGTVVIKGITYYKYTLPGSYKFTTEGEQNITVMSTHPSIENCTNTEKVGYTLTVKTKPRAIASYTYTGCTLDSAILKGDNNQPDYKIDRWKWEFPGPKLDSGIEVHHAFPVGPSNVKLTVISKDGCVGDTAFQITAAAKPVAAFTSDAAALCEGAAVKLTDNSTYGGTAPLKEWYWNFGNDSVLNAITNASPSMTYNGFKTYTVKHVVKVSSLCVSDTATQTITVYAKPHADFTFPGNCLPVNGVVQFNTAATVPDAQTITGHSWDFGDAGATPANPNTSVLSAPTHAYTTFGSYNIKYQVTTDKGCTKDTTITASFKLKPQLAYTAVNGVCVNVKGTIPVANASVKNGVTGKGYYKGPATDSSGNFTPAVAGAGTHKIWYVFNTTTGCSDSIATDITVYPKPTAAFAATPNLCLGQPAAITDQSGITTGTITTWKWDDGNGHQTVATNNNPFNINYAADGNYRVKLVTVSDQQCTSDTAAVTVAVHPLPIVVFQLPASVCMPEGSATFTNLTTIKDNSALSWQWDFGDGSAKSALKDPLHNYTAYGPFDITLTATSAFGCTDSKITRLETFFGQPVASFKVTPDTLCQGTDNSFTDQSTDARSNITKWQWSFGDGTTSTAQNPVKKYTSPGEYGVQLKVVNAAGCTSAPFDSKVVVYLQPVIDAGQSFVVPQGTVITFRPTANDSVNLKFRWEPAADFPNPTLLSPVIPAMHDQVYTLTAIGKNNCTASDKMSVKVLKPVVPPNAFSPNGDNINDKWVIYNLSDYPGSKVEVFNRYGQRVYHSDGYALPWDGSFKGNPLPLGTYYYVITLSNGFAPLTGYVAIIK, encoded by the coding sequence TGGTGTAAACTGGCCATATCTGTGTTAGTGTTGCAGTTCGTAGCCTTTAGTTTATACGCCCAGAATCTTTCCAACAAAGGGAAGGACTTCTGGGTAGGCTACGGACACCATCAGTTCATGGAACCCGGTAACTCCAACAGCCAGGAGATGATCCTTTACCTGAGTGCCGAACAGGCTGCTACCGTTACGGTAAGTATTACTGGCACGGCATGGACAAGGACCTATAACATCCCGGCCAATACGGTGATTGCATCCGACCTGATTCCCAAGGCCGGTGCCAGCGATGCCCGCTTATATTCTCCTCCACCTTCTTTCGGAGGTACCGGTGGAGAAGGCGTGTTCACCAATAGATCCATTCATATCCAGAGTAATGTGCCCATCGTAGCTTATGCACATATTTATGGCAGCGCCTCTTCCGGTGCTACCATGCTCATGCCGGAGGAAACATGGGGCTATTCCTATATCTCCGTTAACAGTCAGCAGAACTACGGCTCCGATTGTTTTAACTGGATGTTTGTCATCGCTAATCAGAATAATACTGTTGTTGAGATAACCCCTTCCGTATTGACCCGTAATGGCCGCCTGCCGGGTGTACCTTTTACTGTAACACTCAACCGCGGAGATATTTACCAGCTGGTAGGTGCTTCACTGGGTGGCTCTCTGGGCCGTCAGCTGACGGGGACTGTTGTCAAATCCATTGGTAACGCCAACGGACAATGTTTCCCGGTGGCTGTGTTTTCAGGCAGCAGCCGCACCTCCATCACCTGTAACGGTGCTTCTAGCAGTGGGGATAATGATATTCAGCAGGTATTTCCTTTCCAGGCCTGGGGAAAACGATATCTGACGGCGCCTTTTTCGGCTTCCAACAGCCCTTCCAGCCCTCAGAACGCTATTTTCAGAATCGTGGTGAAAGACCCGAATACAATAGTCGTGAAAAACGGGTTGACACTGGACAAAACAACACTGATCAACAACTCCTACTATGAATACCTCAGCGGCACCGCTGATTATATTGAAGCAGATAAGCCGGTGCTGGTAGCACAGTATATGCCGTCTTCCTTTGCCTGCGGTAATACGGATAACCTGGGAGATCCTGAGATGGTGTACCTGAGCCCATTGGAACAAGCTATTAAAAGAACCGGTTTTTACCGCAATACCCGCGAAAGTATTACGGTCAATTACCTCACCATGATCATTCCTACAGCGGGTACTACTTCTCTGAGAATCGATGGTGTTCAAAATAACTATGATCTTGCGTATCCCCATCCCCGTATGAATGGCTATTCAGTAGTGATAAAACGCTGGCCCGCTGCGCAGGCACAGTGTATCGTGACAAGCGACTCCGCTTTCATTGCCACTACCTACGGCCTGGGCTCTGTGGAAAGTTATGCCTATAACGCAGGAACGCTCATCAACAACCTCAACGCGGTGGGTTCTATTCACAACGAATACGATACTTCCAAAACAACCAATGATTTTACCTGTACACAAACACCGGTAGAACTATCTATCCTCATGGCTTATCAACCCACCAAAATGGTGTGGAAACTGAGCCTGCTGGGAGCCGCTATCACGCCCAATGCTGACGTGACAGTCAACAACCCGGTTTCTACCGGCACCGTAGTGATCAAGGGAATCACTTATTATAAATACACCCTGCCAGGGTCTTATAAGTTCACAACAGAGGGTGAACAGAACATCACTGTGATGTCTACTCATCCGTCTATTGAGAACTGTACCAATACAGAAAAAGTAGGTTATACGCTGACGGTGAAAACCAAACCCCGTGCTATTGCATCTTATACCTACACCGGCTGTACCCTCGACTCAGCGATTTTAAAAGGAGATAATAATCAACCTGATTATAAGATCGATCGCTGGAAATGGGAATTCCCCGGCCCCAAACTGGATAGCGGCATAGAAGTACATCATGCCTTCCCGGTAGGCCCGTCCAACGTAAAACTCACCGTTATCTCCAAAGACGGATGCGTGGGTGATACTGCCTTCCAGATAACTGCTGCTGCCAAACCGGTAGCCGCTTTCACCAGCGATGCCGCTGCTTTGTGTGAAGGTGCTGCTGTAAAATTAACGGACAACTCTACCTACGGTGGTACTGCTCCGCTAAAAGAATGGTATTGGAATTTTGGTAATGACTCAGTGTTGAATGCTATCACCAATGCTTCTCCATCTATGACCTACAATGGATTTAAAACCTATACCGTCAAACATGTAGTGAAAGTGAGTTCGCTGTGTGTGAGTGATACTGCTACACAAACCATCACGGTATATGCCAAACCTCATGCAGACTTTACCTTCCCCGGTAACTGTCTGCCGGTAAACGGTGTGGTGCAGTTTAATACTGCGGCCACTGTTCCTGATGCGCAGACCATCACAGGCCATAGCTGGGACTTTGGAGATGCCGGTGCTACGCCAGCCAATCCCAATACTTCGGTGCTGTCTGCTCCTACCCATGCTTATACCACCTTTGGTTCGTATAACATCAAATACCAGGTAACTACCGATAAGGGCTGTACGAAAGATACAACTATCACAGCCAGCTTCAAACTGAAACCACAGCTGGCTTATACTGCTGTCAACGGAGTTTGTGTTAATGTAAAAGGCACAATACCAGTGGCTAATGCCAGTGTGAAAAATGGTGTGACCGGTAAAGGGTATTATAAAGGCCCTGCTACCGATTCATCCGGTAATTTTACACCTGCTGTGGCTGGTGCGGGCACACATAAAATCTGGTATGTGTTTAATACCACTACCGGCTGTTCCGACTCCATCGCTACAGATATCACCGTATATCCCAAGCCGACAGCTGCTTTCGCCGCAACGCCCAACCTTTGCCTCGGACAGCCTGCCGCCATCACCGACCAGTCTGGCATCACCACCGGTACTATCACCACCTGGAAATGGGACGATGGTAACGGACATCAGACAGTCGCCACTAATAACAATCCTTTTAATATCAACTATGCCGCTGATGGCAACTACCGTGTGAAACTGGTGACTGTCAGCGATCAGCAATGTACCAGCGATACCGCTGCTGTAACAGTGGCCGTACATCCGTTACCGATAGTGGTCTTCCAGTTGCCTGCTTCTGTTTGTATGCCAGAAGGCAGTGCCACTTTCACCAACCTGACTACTATCAAAGATAACTCTGCCCTTTCCTGGCAGTGGGACTTTGGTGATGGCAGTGCAAAATCAGCATTAAAAGATCCTTTGCATAACTACACCGCTTATGGTCCGTTCGATATCACGCTGACAGCCACTTCTGCCTTTGGTTGTACCGATTCGAAGATCACACGCCTGGAAACTTTCTTCGGACAACCGGTAGCATCCTTTAAAGTGACACCTGATACTTTATGTCAGGGTACTGATAATAGTTTCACTGATCAGAGCACCGATGCCCGTAGTAACATTACCAAATGGCAATGGTCTTTTGGTGATGGTACAACATCCACCGCACAAAATCCGGTGAAGAAATATACCAGCCCCGGTGAATACGGCGTACAGCTGAAAGTGGTGAATGCTGCCGGTTGTACATCAGCACCCTTCGATAGTAAGGTGGTGGTGTATCTGCAACCAGTAATTGATGCAGGCCAGTCGTTTGTGGTGCCACAGGGAACCGTGATTACTTTCAGGCCTACGGCCAATGATTCCGTCAACCTGAAGTTCCGCTGGGAACCTGCAGCCGACTTCCCGAACCCAACGCTGCTTTCACCAGTGATCCCTGCTATGCACGACCAGGTATATACGCTGACTGCTATCGGTAAAAACAACTGTACCGCCAGCGACAAGATGTCTGTAAAAGTGCTGAAGCCAGTAGTGCCACCAAATGCCTTTTCACCTAATGGCGATAATATCAACGATAAATGGGTGATCTACAACCTGAGTGATTATCCCGGTAGTAAAGTGGAAGTCTTCAACCGCTATGGCCAGCGTGTGTATCATTCAGACGGTTATGCACTGCCATGGGATGGTAGCTTCAAAGGAAATCCGCTGCCGTTGGGAACATACTACTATGTCATCACCCTGAGCAATGGATTTGCGCCACTCACAGGTTATGTCGCTATCATCAAATAA
- a CDS encoding PorP/SprF family type IX secretion system membrane protein, which yields MRTKIATWLMSVTAFFACSKAMAQADPHFSQYYTYPSWLNPALTGAFDGDYRVAAIYRTQWGNISPFKTYGVTAELPTNRNINLGASVLNQAAGDGGYNYTTGYVNAAYTGVKLDAAHYHQLNFGLQLGFIQRRFDPSKLTFGEQWNPVTGYNPGNPVTDMLTRTSSISFDAGAGALYYDATPGKKYNIYGGFSVMHLTRPQDQFSAAGDARFPMRFNVHGGVKLTLSDILSVTPNFLFMQQGPAQEKMIGAYGQLTAAPGTDFLLGLNYRVKDAFTTHAGFIYKTMMLGVSYDINTSDLNKMARGSNSFEVSITFIGRRKVRTPEVEFVCPRL from the coding sequence ATGAGAACTAAAATTGCAACATGGCTCATGTCAGTGACAGCCTTCTTCGCCTGCTCAAAGGCGATGGCACAGGCTGACCCGCACTTCTCTCAGTATTATACTTATCCGTCCTGGCTCAATCCTGCACTGACAGGCGCATTCGACGGTGATTACCGGGTAGCGGCCATCTATCGTACACAGTGGGGTAATATCAGCCCCTTCAAAACATACGGTGTCACAGCAGAACTGCCTACCAACAGAAATATCAACCTCGGCGCCAGTGTGCTCAACCAGGCTGCCGGTGACGGTGGATATAACTATACTACCGGTTACGTAAATGCTGCCTATACCGGCGTAAAGCTGGACGCAGCGCATTATCATCAACTCAACTTCGGTCTGCAGCTGGGTTTTATACAGCGCCGCTTTGATCCTTCCAAGCTCACCTTCGGGGAGCAATGGAATCCGGTGACCGGCTACAACCCTGGTAATCCGGTAACGGATATGCTCACACGTACTTCATCGATTTCATTCGATGCTGGTGCCGGAGCCTTGTATTATGACGCCACCCCCGGAAAAAAATACAATATCTATGGCGGTTTTTCCGTGATGCACCTTACTCGTCCGCAGGACCAGTTCAGTGCTGCCGGTGATGCCCGCTTCCCGATGCGTTTTAATGTGCATGGCGGCGTGAAACTAACGTTGTCGGATATACTGAGTGTTACACCCAATTTCCTGTTTATGCAACAAGGGCCGGCACAGGAGAAAATGATTGGCGCTTATGGTCAGCTGACAGCCGCGCCAGGTACCGATTTTCTGCTGGGTCTGAATTATCGTGTTAAAGACGCTTTTACCACACATGCCGGGTTTATCTATAAAACCATGATGCTGGGCGTCAGCTACGATATCAATACTTCTGATCTGAACAAGATGGCCCGTGGCTCCAATAGCTTCGAAGTATCTATCACCTTCATCGGACGCAGGAAAGTGAGAACACCGGAAGTGGAATTTGTATGTCCCCGTTTGTAA
- a CDS encoding OmpA family protein gives MKKIFVTASMVLAGLVSYGQFTYDYLKAADQYYKKEDYNSAVQYYEKYLGTKNKAFRRDSYKPYAAVTASRKTAAPVSSEQQAVYKLAESYRNLHNYGKAAPYYETVMEADKNSFPLAGYYYAVSLRALGKYEDAEKAFRNFLNGYGSKDGYSTAAAREVDNLSFINGQLKRNDLSKYEVRKAPAALNTTGASYAPCWTADGALLFTSTRPDPDRNKGYINRVYTADYANGQASNIRLLTLSQPELLHQGAVSLTPDGQQLFLTRWHIDHGKKITSIWTSRKNGNSWSEPVQLDATINVPGSNTQQPFVLPDGKHLLYASDRPGGQGGFDLWCAVLDETGKPISTSNLGTVINTAENEQAPYYHAATRTLVFSTDGRTGMGGYDFFSSKGEPGNFQTPVNMGYPVNSVKDDIYFASRSNNRNLLDDVLLGTDRAAECCLELFFLHKDRPARQLSGIVVACNSNTPVAGAEVRIIDTVRHTVVTTRNTAADGSYAFTMDEYQPLVAVANADGYTSSSQRIDVPADEDAEAITAPLLCLTPIVPPPSPVTLEDVYYDYDKSTLKPESFTALDKLVALLNENPSMEIELSAHTDSIGTKRYNQRLSEARAKSCADYLIEKGIDRNRLTYKGYGASMPIAPNSLPDGTDNPEGRQKNRRTTFTVLKK, from the coding sequence ATGAAAAAAATATTCGTTACCGCTTCCATGGTGCTGGCAGGATTAGTGTCGTATGGACAATTTACCTATGATTACCTGAAAGCTGCCGATCAATACTATAAAAAGGAAGATTATAACTCTGCTGTGCAGTATTATGAAAAATACCTCGGTACCAAAAACAAAGCGTTCCGGCGTGATTCCTACAAGCCTTACGCCGCTGTAACTGCGAGCAGAAAAACAGCTGCTCCGGTAAGCAGTGAGCAGCAGGCTGTATATAAGTTGGCAGAGAGCTATCGTAATCTGCACAACTACGGAAAGGCGGCGCCTTATTATGAAACCGTGATGGAGGCTGATAAAAACAGTTTCCCGCTGGCAGGCTATTACTATGCTGTTTCCCTGCGGGCATTAGGTAAATATGAAGACGCAGAAAAAGCCTTCCGGAATTTCCTGAATGGTTATGGCTCCAAAGATGGCTATAGTACAGCGGCTGCCCGTGAAGTGGATAATCTGTCCTTTATCAACGGGCAGCTGAAAAGAAATGATTTATCCAAATATGAAGTCCGCAAAGCACCGGCAGCGCTGAATACCACCGGCGCCAGTTATGCGCCCTGCTGGACAGCTGATGGAGCATTATTGTTCACTTCCACCCGTCCTGATCCGGATAGAAATAAAGGTTATATCAACCGTGTTTATACCGCAGATTATGCCAACGGCCAGGCGTCCAATATCAGGCTGCTGACATTATCACAGCCGGAGTTGCTGCACCAGGGAGCTGTCAGCCTCACACCGGATGGACAGCAGCTGTTCCTCACCCGCTGGCATATTGATCATGGCAAAAAAATCACTTCCATCTGGACCTCCCGAAAAAACGGTAACAGCTGGAGTGAGCCGGTGCAGCTGGATGCCACCATCAATGTGCCCGGCAGCAACACCCAGCAGCCTTTTGTATTGCCTGATGGCAAACACCTGTTATACGCCAGCGACAGGCCCGGCGGACAGGGCGGCTTCGACCTGTGGTGTGCAGTACTTGATGAGACAGGCAAACCCATAAGTACTTCCAACCTTGGAACAGTGATCAATACCGCCGAAAACGAGCAGGCGCCTTATTATCATGCCGCTACCCGCACCCTCGTATTTTCTACTGACGGCAGAACAGGGATGGGCGGTTATGATTTCTTCAGCAGCAAAGGAGAGCCAGGCAACTTCCAAACGCCCGTCAATATGGGATATCCTGTCAACTCTGTAAAAGACGATATCTATTTCGCGAGCCGCAGCAACAACCGCAATCTGCTGGATGATGTGCTGCTGGGAACCGACAGAGCCGCCGAATGTTGCCTGGAGCTGTTTTTTCTGCATAAAGACAGGCCAGCACGACAGCTTAGCGGGATAGTAGTAGCCTGCAATAGCAATACACCGGTAGCCGGTGCGGAAGTGCGTATCATCGATACAGTCCGCCACACGGTGGTCACCACCCGCAATACCGCTGCTGACGGTAGTTACGCTTTCACCATGGATGAATATCAGCCGCTGGTGGCCGTGGCTAACGCAGATGGTTATACGTCTTCCTCCCAACGGATAGATGTGCCGGCAGATGAAGATGCGGAAGCCATTACCGCACCGCTATTATGCCTTACGCCGATAGTACCACCGCCTTCGCCGGTAACCCTTGAAGATGTGTACTATGACTATGATAAGTCTACTCTCAAACCGGAATCTTTCACTGCACTGGACAAACTGGTAGCCCTGCTGAATGAAAATCCTTCTATGGAGATAGAGTTGAGTGCCCATACCGACAGTATCGGTACCAAACGTTACAACCAGCGCCTGTCGGAAGCCCGTGCTAAAAGCTGCGCAGACTATCTGATAGAAAAAGGAATAGACCGCAACCGCCTTACCTACAAAGGTTATGGTGCTTCTATGCCGATAGCGCCCAACTCCCTGCCGGATGGCACAGACAACCCGGAAGGCAGACAGAAGAACAGAAGGACCACTTTCACTGTGCTGAAGAAATAA
- a CDS encoding PorP/SprF family type IX secretion system membrane protein, with the protein MKKFVLTGLMGLITMCVQAQQQPHYTQYIMNPFIINPAVAGIENYWDLRLSHRHQWAGLNGSPVTTYFTVHGPLRKSDYSTSSPTGFDIQGENPRGKAYWRDYTTPPPHPGAGLTILNDKAGPLNRFSISAAYAHHINLSPRTSLSAGLSLGMQQVSLDASKVGFLDPNDPAINGTGILNRWRPDIGAGLWLYSADYFAGISAQNIIPQNIGYDNGKLVGDSLYRGKLVPHLFFTTGYRLWINDDINILPSVMIKFITAMPMSVDVNARAMFRDRFWMGASYRLHDGVAAMFGVNINSTFNIGYSYDYTASSLNTVSKGSHEIMIGFLLGNKYGDTCPRNVW; encoded by the coding sequence ATGAAAAAGTTTGTGTTAACTGGTTTGATGGGATTGATAACGATGTGTGTACAGGCCCAGCAACAGCCGCATTACACACAGTATATTATGAATCCTTTCATCATCAATCCTGCGGTAGCAGGAATAGAAAATTACTGGGACCTGCGTCTGAGCCATCGTCATCAGTGGGCCGGGCTGAATGGTTCGCCGGTAACCACTTATTTCACGGTGCATGGACCATTACGCAAATCGGACTATAGTACATCATCACCTACCGGCTTCGATATACAGGGGGAGAATCCCCGGGGAAAGGCTTACTGGCGGGATTATACAACACCGCCGCCACATCCCGGTGCAGGGCTCACCATCCTGAACGACAAAGCGGGGCCACTCAATCGTTTTTCCATCAGCGCTGCGTATGCCCATCATATCAACCTGTCGCCCCGTACCAGCCTGAGTGCCGGGCTGTCATTGGGTATGCAGCAGGTGAGCCTGGATGCCAGCAAGGTGGGTTTTTTGGACCCAAACGATCCGGCTATCAATGGTACCGGTATCCTGAACCGCTGGCGCCCGGATATAGGGGCGGGGTTGTGGTTGTACTCAGCAGACTATTTCGCTGGCATCTCCGCACAGAATATTATCCCGCAAAACATCGGATACGATAACGGAAAGCTGGTAGGCGACAGCCTCTATCGGGGCAAACTGGTGCCACACCTGTTTTTCACCACAGGCTATCGTTTATGGATAAACGATGATATCAATATACTGCCGTCGGTGATGATCAAGTTCATTACCGCTATGCCGATGAGTGTAGATGTAAATGCCCGTGCGATGTTCAGGGACCGTTTCTGGATGGGAGCTTCCTACCGCCTGCATGATGGTGTGGCGGCCATGTTCGGGGTGAATATCAATTCCACTTTTAACATCGGTTACTCCTACGACTATACGGCTTCTTCGCTGAATACCGTCAGTAAAGGATCTCATGAGATTATGATAGGGTTCCTGCTGGGCAACAAATATGGTGATACCTGTCCGAGAAACGTCTGGTAA
- a CDS encoding collagen-like protein — protein sequence MKQVLRCMPYALVLSVVVFFAACSKDGAQGPAGPAGTAGTKGSQGPKGDSGLPGSANVIYSGWLDVQFQGIQTAPNSTGGVDTVLYGAVISTPKVDSILLGNALVNVYINLGTALQPRIVLLPYTDEGGVIIRYVAANKAITVVSNANPGTRTTANGKVYQYRYVVVPGGIAARSASTFDWKNYGQVKESLHLED from the coding sequence ATGAAACAAGTATTGCGTTGCATGCCCTATGCACTGGTTCTCTCTGTAGTTGTATTTTTTGCTGCCTGCTCCAAAGACGGAGCACAAGGACCTGCTGGTCCTGCCGGAACTGCCGGTACTAAAGGATCTCAGGGTCCTAAAGGGGATTCCGGTTTACCCGGTTCTGCCAATGTGATTTATTCTGGTTGGTTGGATGTTCAGTTTCAGGGAATTCAAACGGCTCCCAATTCTACTGGTGGTGTAGACACCGTTCTTTATGGCGCCGTGATCTCAACGCCTAAAGTTGATTCTATCCTGCTGGGTAATGCATTGGTGAACGTGTATATCAATCTGGGTACAGCATTACAGCCCAGGATTGTATTGTTGCCTTATACCGATGAAGGTGGTGTTATCATCCGTTATGTAGCGGCTAATAAAGCTATTACAGTGGTATCTAACGCCAACCCAGGTACAAGAACTACTGCCAACGGTAAAGTTTACCAATACAGATACGTTGTAGTGCCTGGTGGTATTGCTGCCCGCTCTGCCAGCACTTTCGACTGGAAAAATTATGGTCAGGTGAAGGAATCCCTGCACCTGGAAGATTAG
- a CDS encoding RNA polymerase sigma factor yields MNKYQDFTDHELIRMYIAGNNQAFTTLVHRHKSRLYTTIVLLVRNRDLAEDIFQEVFIKIVNALHSGQYSDNNRFLAWAVRIAHNCCISHFRKVNSWSKTVVAGYNDEMGDSLDYMEHSIEHHLIAHETSQEINAMLDQLPTVQREAVVLRYYADLSYKEMAQTVGISINTALGRVRYALMNLRKQMLVEGEVSSGY; encoded by the coding sequence ATGAACAAGTATCAAGATTTTACCGACCATGAACTGATCCGTATGTATATCGCCGGTAATAACCAGGCTTTTACAACCCTTGTGCACCGTCACAAAAGCAGATTATATACCACCATTGTACTCCTGGTCCGCAACCGCGATCTGGCCGAAGATATTTTTCAGGAAGTATTTATCAAGATAGTCAATGCCCTGCATAGTGGACAATATTCAGACAATAACCGGTTTCTGGCCTGGGCGGTACGGATAGCCCACAACTGCTGCATCAGCCATTTCCGTAAGGTTAACTCCTGGTCTAAGACCGTAGTGGCCGGCTACAACGATGAAATGGGCGATAGCCTTGACTATATGGAACACAGCATTGAACATCATCTGATTGCTCACGAAACCAGTCAGGAAATCAATGCCATGCTGGACCAGCTGCCAACCGTACAGCGGGAAGCAGTCGTATTACGCTACTACGCAGACTTGAGTTATAAAGAGATGGCACAGACAGTAGGCATCAGTATCAATACCGCATTGGGAAGGGTAAGGTATGCATTGATGAATTTGCGGAAACAGATGTTGGTGGAAGGGGAAGTTAGTTCAGGTTATTGA
- a CDS encoding Fic family protein encodes MFQLIAENTEKIFSYQHQEEQTFINVQSADNTIWFTQPQIAALFGESPAHIASLINNIYEESELDIHTTIRTSDEGATFYAIDVVISTSYLVKSPRSLQFRSWINKIIKDSLSNGGTSTEHQRLATNTGSVNTDEATGLLKVLSDYAYALDILDKYDHQQLTIQGTTSDTLFQISYTVAMNAIHGLKDKFGGSTLFGNEKDDSFRSSLAVIYQTFDGRELYPSIEEKAAHLLYFVVKNHSFSDGNKRIAAFLFVWFIDKNNLLYRIDGSKRIADNALVALTLMIAESKADEKEMMIKVVVNLINNLN; translated from the coding sequence ATGTTTCAACTTATAGCCGAAAACACAGAAAAAATCTTCTCCTATCAGCATCAGGAAGAACAAACCTTTATCAATGTTCAGTCTGCAGACAATACCATTTGGTTTACACAGCCTCAGATAGCAGCATTATTCGGGGAATCACCAGCGCATATCGCATCTCTCATAAATAACATTTATGAAGAAAGCGAACTTGATATCCATACAACCATTCGCACATCCGATGAGGGTGCTACATTTTATGCCATCGATGTGGTAATATCCACCAGCTATCTGGTGAAATCTCCACGGAGCTTACAATTCCGCTCCTGGATCAACAAGATCATAAAAGACAGTCTTAGCAATGGCGGGACTTCAACCGAGCATCAAAGGCTGGCCACGAACACCGGATCAGTCAATACAGACGAAGCAACCGGACTGTTAAAAGTGCTTTCCGATTACGCCTACGCATTAGACATACTGGACAAATATGATCATCAACAGTTAACCATACAGGGCACTACCTCAGATACACTTTTCCAGATCAGCTATACGGTTGCCATGAATGCCATTCACGGATTAAAGGACAAATTTGGCGGCAGCACCCTGTTTGGTAATGAAAAAGACGATTCTTTCCGCAGTTCACTGGCGGTAATTTATCAAACCTTTGATGGTAGAGAGTTATATCCCAGTATTGAGGAAAAAGCAGCGCACTTGTTATATTTTGTGGTTAAAAACCACTCATTCTCCGATGGTAACAAACGTATCGCTGCTTTTCTCTTCGTGTGGTTTATTGATAAAAATAATTTGTTGTACCGGATAGATGGGTCCAAACGTATCGCAGACAATGCTCTCGTAGCGCTGACATTGATGATTGCAGAAAGTAAGGCGGATGAAAAAGAAATGATGATCAAAGTGGTTGTTAACCTTATCAATAACCTGAACTAA